The Methyloferula stellata AR4 genome includes a window with the following:
- a CDS encoding ferredoxin, protein MAGKSTKRADRAATSKVKVNPARCQGHARCTAVAPELFELDEFGSSREKGDGIVPAGLEHKARLAKANCPEFAIEIMEE, encoded by the coding sequence ATGGCCGGTAAATCGACCAAACGCGCCGACCGGGCCGCAACATCGAAAGTGAAAGTCAATCCGGCGCGCTGCCAAGGGCATGCCCGCTGCACGGCTGTCGCGCCCGAACTCTTCGAATTGGATGAATTCGGTAGCTCGCGCGAGAAAGGCGACGGCATCGTCCCTGCGGGTCTCGAACATAAAGCGAGGCTCGCCAAAGCCAATTGTCCCGAATTCGCCATCGAGATCATGGAGGAGTGA
- a CDS encoding cytochrome P450, with product MSSRPPVKDWTTDFDFLDPSWIADPFPIWDEMRSKCPIAHTNRFVGVYFPARYEDVRTIVYDTEHFSSRRPVVREEPPPLIPAPPITSDPPEHHDQRKVLLPAFTPEAINGLESRMRAICRDRLERLSGKSECDGAIDYAQELPARITAHMLGISEDAGDLFRRWIYDTFEAATTESVAADKARAEMNAFFTDEIAKRRKAPGQDFVSYLVNARIDGQPLKDENMTGTLRLLLFAGINTTWSAIGSCLWHLAIHADDRRRLAAEPGLIPTAVEEFLRAYAPTVVAREVVKETEINGCRFKEGEMVMMAMASANRDPAVFPDADRVVIDRAENRHAAFGLGIHRCIGSHLARLEVRVALEEWLAKIPEFSLSPDAKVIWAAGTVRGPRTLPLAIG from the coding sequence ATGAGCAGCCGTCCGCCCGTCAAAGATTGGACCACCGACTTCGATTTCCTCGATCCGAGCTGGATCGCAGATCCTTTTCCAATTTGGGACGAGATGCGGAGCAAATGTCCTATCGCCCACACCAATCGGTTCGTCGGCGTATATTTTCCGGCGCGCTATGAGGATGTTCGTACCATTGTTTATGACACCGAGCATTTTTCGTCGCGCCGTCCCGTCGTGCGGGAAGAACCGCCGCCCTTGATACCGGCGCCCCCGATCACCTCTGACCCGCCTGAACATCACGATCAAAGGAAAGTATTGCTGCCGGCCTTCACGCCCGAAGCGATCAATGGTCTCGAGTCACGCATGAGGGCGATCTGCCGCGACAGGCTCGAACGCCTCTCCGGCAAAAGCGAATGCGACGGTGCAATCGATTACGCTCAGGAACTTCCGGCACGGATTACGGCGCATATGCTCGGCATTTCGGAGGATGCCGGCGACTTATTTCGCCGGTGGATTTACGACACTTTCGAAGCAGCGACCACGGAATCGGTTGCCGCCGATAAGGCCCGTGCGGAAATGAACGCTTTTTTTACCGATGAGATTGCCAAACGCAGGAAGGCGCCCGGACAAGACTTCGTCAGCTATCTCGTCAACGCCCGGATCGACGGGCAACCGTTAAAAGACGAGAATATGACCGGAACATTGCGATTGCTGCTATTTGCCGGAATCAACACGACCTGGAGTGCCATTGGATCTTGCTTATGGCATCTCGCCATCCATGCTGACGACCGCCGTCGTCTCGCCGCGGAACCCGGATTGATCCCCACCGCGGTTGAGGAATTCCTGCGCGCCTATGCACCGACCGTGGTCGCGCGCGAAGTGGTCAAGGAGACCGAGATCAACGGCTGCCGCTTCAAGGAAGGCGAGATGGTGATGATGGCGATGGCTTCGGCTAATCGCGATCCGGCCGTATTTCCCGATGCCGATCGCGTCGTCATCGATCGCGCCGAGAACCGGCACGCAGCCTTCGGCCTCGGTATCCATCGCTGCATCGGTTCGCATCTGGCGCGCTTGGAGGTCCGCGTTGCGCTCGAGGAATGGCTTGCGAAAATTCCGGAATTCAGCCTCTCGCCCGATGCCAAGGTCATATGGGCGGCAGGAACGGTGCGCGGTCCGCGAACTCTGCCTTTGGCGATTGGCTGA
- a CDS encoding c-type cytochrome: MLNIIGLVALLAMTAVLVWSSVRSWRLKNSFLKWGGVGATALFAVAAFSVSVLVVSGLIKLHVRNAPAPNVKVAGTPEQIERGRAISDSFCGACHSKTGTLTGGWDVGTELPMYMGAFVSANLTPAGRVSQWSDGDIFRAIRNGVDADGHWLMMMSYTSASRLSDEDTQALIAYIRSQPPAGGTIANPPDQLNLLGLAMLGAGLLPPGKPIVMGVNTAPAKGPTAAYGEYILSYQDCRECHGQQLTGGVPGQLGPIGPDLSIVKNWKREEFIQTLRTGIDPGGHELSGRMPWRSIGKMDDDELTAIYNYLSHTLGNQNTATY, from the coding sequence ATGTTGAACATTATCGGGCTCGTGGCCCTGCTCGCCATGACCGCAGTGCTGGTCTGGTCGAGTGTCCGCTCTTGGAGGCTCAAAAATAGTTTTTTGAAATGGGGCGGCGTGGGCGCGACAGCGCTTTTCGCCGTGGCGGCTTTTTCGGTGAGCGTGCTGGTTGTCTCCGGCCTCATCAAGCTGCATGTGCGCAACGCTCCGGCGCCAAACGTGAAAGTCGCGGGCACCCCCGAACAGATCGAGCGTGGCCGGGCCATCTCCGATAGTTTCTGCGGTGCGTGCCATTCGAAAACCGGCACGCTCACCGGCGGCTGGGACGTCGGCACGGAACTGCCGATGTACATGGGAGCCTTTGTATCCGCCAACCTCACCCCGGCCGGCCGCGTGAGCCAATGGTCGGATGGCGACATTTTCCGCGCCATTCGCAATGGCGTCGACGCGGACGGGCATTGGCTGATGATGATGTCCTATACGAGCGCCAGCAGGTTGAGCGATGAGGATACGCAAGCCCTCATCGCCTATATCCGCAGCCAGCCCCCAGCCGGCGGGACAATCGCGAATCCGCCGGATCAGCTCAATCTGTTGGGTCTCGCCATGCTGGGCGCGGGCCTGCTTCCGCCGGGCAAACCGATCGTAATGGGAGTCAACACTGCGCCTGCGAAAGGCCCGACAGCCGCCTATGGCGAATATATTTTATCCTATCAGGATTGCCGCGAATGCCACGGCCAGCAATTGACCGGCGGCGTTCCCGGTCAGCTCGGACCCATAGGGCCAGACCTCAGTATCGTAAAAAACTGGAAGCGCGAGGAGTTCATACAGACCTTGCGCACCGGCATCGATCCCGGAGGACATGAATTGAGCGGACGCATGCCGTGGCGCTCCATCGGAAAAATGGACGATGACGAGCTGACCGCGATTTATAATTATCTCAGCCATACGCTGGGTAATCAAAACACCGCGACGTATTAA
- a CDS encoding histidine phosphatase family protein, whose protein sequence is MSLPLRLYLIRHGETLWSLSGQHTGRTEIPLTAHGEEMARGLGQRLQGIAFTHVLSSPRLRARKTCELAGLGQPDGEPDLAEWDYGDYEGKRSMDIRKERPGWTIFRDGAPNGETPQQVSDRADRLIARLIALDGNVALFSHGHFGCALATRWIGLPIIEAQHFQLDPASLSLLGNAPSRPEVRVIALWNAAR, encoded by the coding sequence ATGAGCCTGCCTTTACGGCTTTATCTCATCCGGCATGGCGAAACCCTATGGTCGCTGTCGGGCCAGCACACCGGCCGCACCGAGATTCCTTTGACCGCGCATGGCGAGGAAATGGCGCGCGGCCTCGGACAACGCCTGCAAGGGATCGCGTTCACGCATGTGTTGAGCAGCCCGCGGCTGCGCGCGCGCAAGACCTGCGAATTGGCCGGGCTTGGACAGCCGGACGGCGAGCCGGATCTCGCCGAATGGGACTATGGCGATTATGAAGGAAAGCGCTCCATGGACATCCGCAAGGAGCGGCCGGGCTGGACGATCTTTCGCGACGGCGCCCCCAATGGCGAAACGCCTCAGCAAGTGTCCGACCGCGCCGATCGGCTCATCGCGCGGCTCATCGCGTTGGACGGAAATGTCGCGCTTTTCTCGCATGGGCATTTCGGCTGCGCCCTTGCCACGCGATGGATCGGCCTGCCAATCATCGAAGCGCAGCATTTCCAGCTCGACCCCGCCTCGCTCAGCCTTTTGGGCAATGCGCCCAGCCGTCCCGAGGTGCGTGTCATTGCGCTGTGGAACGCTGCCAGATGA
- a CDS encoding cytochrome-c peroxidase, translating to MIAAVLRRWVPTCAVLLLLNGAQAEGQDVQIADVSRPGEQEPITPVPPVPAEDPRKVSLGERLFKDPRLSHDGTRACMSCHDVSSNGADAADRDRGVDGSLYQFNTSTVFNAALSFRIGWEGRLRSLEEHIETSLNNPILMGTSVDEVLVKLKTDEEYDGLFRKAYGHAPDRDSLFNAIATYERTLLTPGSRFDRWLQGDAKALSPDELDGYRLFKSLGCVSCHQGVNVGGNLFERHGIFRPLASPKPEIVRVPSLRNVATTPPYFHDGSAPTLGDAVRQMGAAQLDRKLSDQQVDTIIAFLETLTGTYRGTPVVAARP from the coding sequence ATGATTGCTGCCGTTCTGCGGCGCTGGGTGCCAACCTGCGCCGTGCTGCTCCTTCTCAACGGTGCGCAAGCCGAAGGGCAAGACGTTCAAATCGCGGACGTCTCGCGGCCGGGCGAGCAGGAACCCATTACGCCGGTTCCGCCGGTGCCAGCCGAAGATCCGCGCAAGGTTTCGCTTGGCGAGCGCCTTTTCAAGGATCCGCGTCTGTCGCATGATGGAACGAGAGCCTGCATGAGTTGCCATGACGTTTCGAGCAACGGCGCCGATGCCGCCGACCGCGACAGGGGCGTCGATGGTTCCCTCTATCAGTTCAACACGTCCACGGTCTTCAACGCGGCGCTGAGTTTCAGGATCGGCTGGGAAGGTCGTCTTCGCAGCCTTGAAGAGCACATCGAAACCTCGCTCAACAATCCGATCCTGATGGGAACCAGTGTCGATGAGGTGCTCGTCAAGCTCAAAACGGACGAGGAATATGACGGCCTCTTTCGCAAGGCTTACGGACACGCGCCCGATCGTGACAGTCTCTTCAACGCGATTGCAACCTATGAACGGACGCTGCTCACCCCTGGAAGCCGATTCGACCGCTGGCTCCAAGGCGACGCCAAAGCGCTCTCGCCCGACGAACTCGACGGCTACAGACTGTTCAAATCGCTTGGCTGCGTCTCCTGCCATCAAGGCGTGAATGTCGGCGGCAATCTCTTCGAGCGGCATGGTATCTTTCGTCCGCTCGCTTCGCCGAAGCCGGAGATCGTCCGGGTTCCGAGCTTGCGCAATGTTGCGACGACACCGCCCTATTTTCACGACGGCAGCGCGCCCACCCTGGGCGACGCCGTGCGACAGATGGGAGCGGCCCAACTCGACCGGAAATTATCGGATCAGCAAGTCGACACCATCATTGCGTTTCTCGAGACTCTAACAGGGACCTACCGCGGGACGCCCGTGGTGGCGGCACGTCCATGA
- a CDS encoding class I fructose-bisphosphate aldolase: protein MTRQKLIDTARALLANYKGLLAMDESTETCNKRFAKAGIPQTEEARRAYRELIVTTPGLADSINGAILYDETIHQKTKDGTPFVKVLTDAGIIPGIKVDMGAKDLALFPGEKVTEGLDGLRTRLKAYVEMGARFAKWRAVITIGDGIPTLGCIEANAHALARYAALCQEADVVPIIEPEVLMDGTHSLEACRAATEEVLHHVFEALHAQRVMLEGMILKPNMVLPGLASPKQESVDEVADATVETFLRTVPAAVPGIAFLSGGQSGELASARLNAMNVRFKSRLPWVLTFSYSRAIQQPALDIWRGEEANVAAAQQALYHRAALNRAARCGDYNAAMEKP from the coding sequence ATGACCAGGCAAAAGCTGATCGACACGGCGCGGGCACTTCTCGCCAATTACAAAGGTCTGCTCGCGATGGATGAGAGCACCGAGACCTGCAACAAGCGCTTCGCCAAAGCGGGGATTCCGCAAACCGAAGAGGCCCGCCGCGCCTATCGTGAGTTGATTGTCACGACGCCCGGTCTCGCCGACAGTATCAATGGCGCGATCCTCTATGACGAGACGATCCATCAGAAGACCAAGGACGGCACGCCCTTTGTGAAGGTCCTCACTGACGCAGGCATCATTCCCGGCATCAAGGTCGATATGGGCGCAAAGGATCTCGCGCTTTTTCCGGGCGAGAAAGTCACGGAAGGCCTTGATGGATTGCGCACCCGCCTCAAGGCCTATGTCGAAATGGGCGCCCGTTTCGCCAAATGGCGCGCGGTTATCACCATAGGCGACGGCATCCCTACCCTTGGATGTATCGAGGCTAATGCGCATGCCTTGGCCCGCTACGCCGCCTTGTGCCAGGAAGCCGATGTGGTTCCAATCATCGAACCGGAAGTGCTGATGGACGGCACGCATTCGCTTGAAGCCTGCCGCGCGGCGACGGAGGAGGTTCTGCACCATGTTTTCGAAGCGCTTCACGCGCAACGGGTGATGCTCGAGGGAATGATCCTGAAGCCCAATATGGTGCTTCCGGGTCTCGCCTCTCCCAAGCAGGAGAGCGTCGACGAAGTCGCCGACGCGACGGTGGAAACTTTTCTCCGCACTGTCCCTGCCGCCGTTCCCGGGATCGCGTTTCTGTCAGGTGGCCAATCCGGTGAATTGGCCTCGGCGCGTTTGAACGCCATGAATGTCAGATTCAAATCGCGGCTGCCTTGGGTGCTGACCTTTTCCTATTCGCGCGCGATCCAGCAGCCGGCTCTGGACATCTGGCGCGGCGAAGAGGCAAATGTCGCGGCGGCGCAGCAAGCGCTTTATCATCGAGCCGCGCTCAATCGGGCGGCGCGTTGCGGCGACTATAATGCAGCGATGGAAAAGCCATGA
- a CDS encoding two-component system VirA-like sensor kinase, with the protein MRIAPVFVVVPLLILLLTWLSLRSANLDAELFDHALGELDRFGMVEAGLDRDVLNARAGLLRNYDPLVNDVQSLYASLARLRETVAGDAQMLKVIDQLTLSVHRQEDLVEQFKSGNALLRNSLAYFSLFSDRLVPADQVESLTPGVGALVAAMLRLTLDTSSGTALAVQDRLDELARQPVSPGDTDAVQALLAHGRLLHTLLPATDKVLKSLCGAQDKANRELVRTMILARQVASRSTASRFRIVLYVTSLTLVAALVYLVLQVRARARVLQRRAAFEHALAGISLRFLRAPQNLDANIDQALAEMAEAVRADRAYFVLSGASPRLHKWCKPGESFPPDWPQSALYLATKSNRNRDGVIYLPNVKRLAPKPESDAYAAFGVKGLAWALGSTSNGSDALLGFEVVLHPYNIKPSDEHGLWRMALTIIVNAIEQNFAEAEKARLEMRLQQARRMETLGAFASGIAHNFNNIVGAILGFAEMAQAQVEADSRPGRNVVAIHKSAERARDLVDQILAFGRRRDTRRGRVNVQSVIGEAEILLNASLPQGIELVIHEVPEAAVSGEAAQLQQVILNLCGNAAQAMDGSGRVEVETHIDEIVRTRSLSHGDLRPGSYVCIAISDAGCGMDEATLDRIFEPFFTMRLDGNGLGLATVREIVREYGGAMNVESTPGKGSRFEAWLPCLTGAEPRAVEEMPVLPLGRGETVLMVEANVEQLLRNEEVLAALGYEPIGFSSAEDALASCRMAPGRFDAFVISHLAPAKAALELADALHKLAPDQPIVLATAAAEEIDARTMLSIGISEVVRRPLVAAELATALARTLAPDFPDRRRAANS; encoded by the coding sequence ATGAGAATAGCTCCGGTCTTTGTCGTCGTCCCCCTCCTGATCCTCTTGCTCACCTGGCTGTCGCTGCGGTCTGCCAACCTCGACGCGGAACTCTTCGACCACGCGCTTGGAGAACTTGATCGTTTCGGCATGGTCGAAGCGGGACTCGACCGGGACGTTCTCAACGCGCGCGCCGGCCTTTTGCGGAACTATGATCCGCTGGTGAACGATGTTCAGTCCCTTTACGCGTCGCTCGCCCGATTGCGCGAAACCGTCGCCGGCGACGCGCAGATGCTGAAAGTCATCGATCAACTGACGTTATCGGTTCACCGGCAGGAGGATTTGGTCGAGCAATTTAAAAGCGGCAATGCTTTGCTGCGGAACTCGCTCGCCTATTTTTCCTTGTTCAGCGACCGCCTTGTTCCGGCGGATCAGGTTGAGTCTCTGACGCCGGGAGTCGGCGCACTGGTCGCTGCCATGCTGCGTCTTACGCTCGACACGTCATCGGGCACAGCGCTTGCGGTCCAGGACCGGCTCGACGAACTGGCGAGGCAACCCGTCTCGCCGGGCGATACGGATGCGGTTCAAGCTTTGTTGGCGCACGGACGGTTGTTGCACACTCTTCTGCCCGCGACGGATAAAGTATTGAAGTCGCTTTGCGGCGCGCAGGACAAGGCGAACCGGGAACTGGTACGCACGATGATCCTTGCCCGTCAGGTTGCCTCGCGCAGCACGGCGAGCCGATTCCGTATCGTGCTTTACGTCACCTCGCTCACCCTGGTCGCGGCACTTGTCTATCTCGTCCTGCAGGTCCGAGCGCGTGCGCGCGTGCTGCAACGCCGCGCGGCGTTCGAGCATGCCCTTGCCGGCATTTCGCTGCGCTTTCTCAGAGCGCCGCAAAACCTCGATGCCAATATCGACCAGGCGCTTGCCGAAATGGCGGAAGCCGTTCGCGCCGACCGTGCCTATTTCGTGCTCTCCGGAGCATCGCCGCGGCTTCATAAATGGTGCAAGCCGGGCGAAAGTTTCCCGCCGGACTGGCCGCAATCCGCGCTGTACCTGGCCACGAAATCGAACCGGAACCGCGATGGCGTCATTTATCTTCCCAACGTGAAGCGCCTCGCGCCCAAGCCGGAAAGCGACGCCTATGCCGCTTTCGGTGTGAAGGGCCTGGCATGGGCTTTGGGCTCGACAAGCAACGGCTCCGATGCGCTCCTCGGTTTCGAGGTCGTACTGCACCCCTACAACATCAAGCCATCCGACGAACATGGTCTGTGGCGCATGGCCCTCACTATCATCGTCAATGCAATTGAGCAGAATTTCGCCGAGGCCGAGAAAGCGCGATTGGAAATGCGGCTGCAGCAAGCCCGCCGCATGGAAACGCTCGGCGCCTTCGCAAGCGGTATAGCACATAATTTCAACAATATCGTCGGCGCGATCCTCGGCTTCGCCGAAATGGCCCAAGCGCAGGTGGAAGCCGACAGCCGTCCCGGCCGCAATGTCGTCGCGATTCACAAATCCGCCGAACGGGCGCGCGATCTCGTCGATCAGATTCTTGCGTTCGGCCGGCGCCGCGACACGCGTCGCGGGCGTGTCAACGTGCAGTCCGTCATAGGCGAAGCCGAGATTTTGCTGAACGCGTCTTTGCCGCAAGGGATCGAACTCGTGATCCACGAAGTGCCGGAAGCCGCCGTGTCCGGCGAGGCGGCGCAGTTGCAGCAAGTGATCTTGAACCTCTGCGGCAATGCCGCGCAAGCGATGGATGGCAGCGGTCGCGTCGAAGTGGAGACGCACATCGACGAGATCGTCCGGACAAGATCGCTCAGTCACGGAGACCTCCGGCCCGGCAGCTATGTCTGCATCGCGATAAGCGATGCCGGGTGCGGCATGGATGAAGCGACGCTCGATCGGATTTTCGAACCCTTCTTCACCATGCGCCTGGATGGAAATGGGCTGGGTCTCGCGACGGTGCGCGAGATCGTGCGCGAATATGGCGGCGCCATGAATGTCGAAAGTACGCCCGGCAAGGGCAGCCGTTTCGAAGCATGGCTTCCGTGCCTGACGGGGGCAGAGCCGCGCGCGGTAGAGGAAATGCCAGTTCTTCCGCTGGGACGCGGCGAGACGGTTTTGATGGTGGAGGCCAATGTCGAGCAGCTGCTGCGAAACGAGGAGGTCCTCGCGGCGCTTGGCTATGAACCCATAGGCTTCTCCTCCGCCGAAGATGCTTTGGCCTCCTGCCGCATGGCGCCCGGACGGTTCGACGCCTTTGTGATCAGCCATCTCGCACCGGCGAAGGCGGCGCTCGAGCTTGCGGACGCTTTGCATAAGCTCGCGCCCGATCAGCCGATCGTTCTCGCGACGGCCGCCGCCGAAGAAATCGACGCACGCACTATGCTGAGCATAGGCATTTCCGAAGTTGTCAGGCGTCCGCTCGTTGCGGCCGAGCTCGCAACGGCGCTCGCGCGCACCTTGGCGCCCGACTTCCCGGACCGCCGCCGCGCCGCGAATTCCTGA
- a CDS encoding TetR/AcrR family transcriptional regulator has product MDGQPQGVSRRVEYAEATRQAIICAARKLFSEQGYFSTKVDDIATLARVAPATVYAVSGGKQGLLRTLIETKMEDPMVENAIRTVMTMDDPEAIVTFTTKVCRIMRENYEDIIRVMITTAPHDQGAASTLAMATKDCRQSFVPVAERLFNLGALQDGMDVNHAVDVFWFYLGYSGLFTLRDDNGWSYERAEQWLCEQTSRALLRTAP; this is encoded by the coding sequence TTGGACGGACAGCCGCAGGGGGTCAGCCGGCGCGTGGAATATGCCGAGGCGACCCGGCAGGCGATCATTTGCGCGGCGCGTAAGCTGTTCAGCGAACAGGGATATTTCTCGACCAAGGTGGACGATATTGCGACGCTCGCGCGCGTTGCGCCGGCGACGGTCTACGCCGTATCCGGCGGCAAACAGGGCCTGCTGCGAACCCTGATCGAGACCAAAATGGAAGATCCGATGGTCGAGAACGCGATTCGCACGGTCATGACCATGGATGATCCGGAGGCGATCGTGACCTTCACGACCAAGGTCTGCCGGATCATGCGCGAGAATTATGAGGACATCATCCGCGTGATGATCACCACTGCGCCGCACGACCAGGGTGCGGCTTCGACCTTGGCCATGGCCACAAAAGACTGCCGGCAAAGTTTCGTGCCAGTCGCGGAGCGCCTCTTCAACCTGGGTGCGCTGCAGGACGGTATGGATGTCAACCATGCAGTCGATGTGTTCTGGTTCTATCTGGGTTACTCCGGGCTATTCACGCTCCGCGACGACAATGGCTGGTCCTATGAGCGCGCCGAGCAGTGGCTCTGTGAGCAAACCAGCCGGGCTTTGCTTCGGACTGCGCCTTAG
- a CDS encoding FAD-binding oxidoreductase → MKNGSSGLSAPYPLQHANQGRTLLLPEGAHPLMREKTVLPADKAYAGARQIWNGAVNRFPAVFALCETADDVRAAIWAARTNGLPLSVRGGGHDWAGRSLRQDGLVIDLSGMRDVKVDAEARVATLAAGARATDVIEAAAPYGLAAATGNCGAVGMAGLTLGGGYGPLTPRHGLALDNLLGVDVVLADGRCIVADAVENPDLFWALRGGGGNFGVVTSMRVRLHPIEKLLVGMILFPWSEADGVLRRYGEMIESAPDELAVLVGVLPGPNSNPVLFLSPVWSGEALQGERIMEDLQRLGTPFLAQIDEMTYGELLGMYDAHVVSGRHYAIETRWLPKLTQDAVASIMAAGSHRSSPFSMIALHHFHGAATRVGENATAFGLRQKHFLVEIIAAWEPGFGKEAAAHRQWAKNLCQDLASASLPGGYANLLSPDAWDQIKFAYGSNISRLRHVKQRFDPGGVFTSAIPLPV, encoded by the coding sequence ATGAAAAATGGTTCGTCCGGATTATCCGCCCCATATCCTCTGCAGCACGCGAACCAAGGCAGGACTTTGCTGCTTCCCGAAGGTGCGCATCCTCTGATGCGCGAGAAGACGGTGCTGCCCGCCGACAAAGCCTATGCCGGCGCGCGGCAGATTTGGAATGGCGCGGTCAATCGTTTTCCGGCCGTGTTCGCGCTATGCGAAACGGCCGATGACGTACGCGCCGCCATCTGGGCCGCGCGCACCAATGGGCTTCCTCTATCGGTTCGCGGCGGCGGACATGATTGGGCCGGGCGGTCCCTGCGTCAGGATGGCCTGGTGATCGATCTTTCGGGCATGCGCGACGTCAAGGTCGACGCCGAGGCGCGGGTTGCGACGCTTGCCGCGGGCGCCAGGGCCACGGATGTGATCGAGGCCGCCGCTCCATACGGTCTCGCCGCGGCCACGGGCAATTGCGGCGCGGTCGGCATGGCCGGTCTCACGCTTGGGGGCGGCTATGGTCCGTTGACCCCGCGCCATGGCCTCGCACTCGATAATCTGCTCGGCGTCGACGTTGTGCTCGCCGACGGCCGGTGCATTGTCGCCGACGCGGTCGAAAATCCGGACCTGTTCTGGGCGCTGCGCGGCGGCGGCGGCAATTTCGGCGTGGTGACATCCATGCGCGTTCGCTTGCATCCGATCGAGAAACTGCTTGTCGGCATGATTCTCTTTCCATGGTCCGAAGCCGACGGGGTGCTGCGCCGCTATGGCGAAATGATCGAGTCCGCGCCCGACGAGCTTGCGGTACTGGTTGGCGTGCTGCCTGGGCCGAACAGCAACCCAGTCTTGTTTTTGTCGCCGGTTTGGAGCGGCGAGGCATTGCAAGGCGAGCGGATCATGGAGGACTTGCAGCGCCTTGGCACGCCGTTCTTAGCGCAGATCGACGAGATGACTTATGGCGAATTGCTTGGAATGTACGATGCCCATGTGGTGAGCGGCCGGCACTACGCCATAGAAACCCGCTGGCTGCCGAAGCTGACGCAAGATGCCGTCGCATCGATCATGGCGGCCGGCAGTCACAGAAGCTCGCCGTTTTCGATGATCGCCCTGCATCATTTCCATGGCGCGGCGACGCGGGTCGGCGAGAACGCGACCGCATTCGGTCTGCGCCAGAAGCATTTCCTTGTCGAGATCATCGCAGCCTGGGAACCGGGATTTGGGAAAGAAGCCGCGGCGCACAGGCAATGGGCGAAAAATCTTTGCCAGGATCTCGCGTCCGCGTCGCTGCCCGGCGGCTATGCGAACCTGCTCAGCCCCGACGCGTGGGATCAGATCAAATTCGCTTACGGAAGCAATATTTCAAGGTTGAGGCATGTGAAGCAGCGCTTCGACCCCGGCGGTGTTTTCACATCTGCCATTCCGCTGCCGGTCTGA
- a CDS encoding response regulator — protein sequence MQKPAHILFVDDDMTMQHMVANYLEEQNMQVVSAYRRQDVQRQLATATPDLVILDLRLGQDDGLDLLREIRLHSDVPVIITTGHRREEIDRVVGLELGADDYLVKPFGLRELLARIRAVLRRQQLGSIAAQRNAEAGRCRFGGWQLDRRSRRLTDPSGAPVALTKGEYALLIAFLDAPQRPLTRESLLQATRVHEDVFDRSIDVQVLRLRRKLETDPSMPRVIQTERGVGYVFALPVERL from the coding sequence ATGCAAAAGCCGGCGCATATTCTGTTTGTTGATGACGATATGACGATGCAACACATGGTTGCGAATTATCTCGAAGAGCAAAATATGCAGGTCGTGTCGGCATACCGGCGCCAGGACGTGCAGCGCCAATTGGCGACGGCCACGCCGGACCTCGTCATCCTCGATCTGCGGCTCGGCCAGGATGACGGGCTCGATCTTTTGCGCGAGATCCGATTGCATTCCGATGTGCCCGTGATCATCACGACGGGCCATCGCCGCGAGGAAATCGATCGGGTGGTCGGTTTGGAACTCGGCGCCGACGATTATCTGGTCAAGCCGTTCGGCCTTCGCGAACTTCTCGCTCGCATCAGGGCCGTATTGCGCCGGCAGCAATTGGGATCGATCGCGGCGCAACGCAATGCCGAGGCCGGGCGCTGCCGCTTCGGCGGCTGGCAGCTCGATCGCCGCTCCCGCCGCCTGACCGATCCGAGCGGCGCGCCCGTCGCCCTGACCAAGGGCGAATATGCTTTGCTGATCGCTTTCCTCGATGCGCCGCAGCGGCCTCTGACGCGCGAATCGCTTTTGCAGGCGACGCGCGTGCATGAAGATGTCTTCGACCGGAGCATCGATGTGCAAGTGCTGCGCCTGCGGCGCAAACTCGAAACCGACCCGAGCATGCCGCGTGTGATTCAGACCGAACGCGGCGTCGGTTATGTCTTCGCCCTGCCTGTGGAGAGGCTCTGA